From a region of the uncultured Desulfatiglans sp. genome:
- a CDS encoding hypothetical protein (Evidence 5 : Unknown function), whose product MNLANCKGVNVTVEDCQEFSEDLMDLARDAHEFELIKRRKSSNDVGIFPGITAGRPSTW is encoded by the coding sequence ATGAATCTTGCAAACTGTAAAGGCGTAAATGTAACGGTTGAAGATTGTCAAGAGTTTTCTGAAGATTTGATGGACCTCGCCCGCGACGCACACGAATTCGAACTGATCAAGCGCCGGAAAAGCTCAAACGATGTCGGCATCTTTCCGGGCATCACAGCCGGCCGGCCGTCAACTTGGTGA
- the trpS gene encoding Tryptophan--tRNA ligase has protein sequence MEKKRIVSGMRPTGKLHLGHLHGALLNWKQLQETYTCFYFVADWHALTSEYADTHIILESRRDMIMDWISIGLDPQVSTFFVQSEIKEHAELHLIFSMITPLPWLERNPTYKEQLRELSQKDLFTYGFLGYPVLQAADILMYKADGVPVGEDQAPHVELTREIARRFNHIFGAEVFPAPDTLLAPTSRLLGIDRRKMSKSYGNAIYLTDSDKEIDQKVAQMITDPQRMKRTDPGDPDVCNVFAFHEIYTNPETVQEIDRECRKAGIGCVECKKRMAEGLKKGLEPIRAKRRELESDPGRVDAIMEEGNQRARSIARDTMEQVRSVVKI, from the coding sequence ATGGAGAAGAAACGTATCGTGAGCGGGATGCGCCCCACCGGCAAACTGCACCTCGGCCACCTGCACGGCGCACTGCTCAACTGGAAGCAGCTGCAGGAGACATACACCTGCTTTTATTTCGTGGCGGACTGGCACGCGCTGACGAGCGAATATGCCGACACCCACATCATCCTCGAGAGCCGCCGCGACATGATCATGGACTGGATCTCGATCGGCCTCGATCCGCAGGTGTCCACGTTTTTCGTACAATCGGAAATCAAGGAACATGCCGAACTCCATCTGATCTTTTCCATGATCACGCCGCTTCCCTGGCTGGAGAGAAACCCCACGTACAAGGAGCAACTCCGGGAACTCAGCCAAAAGGATCTTTTCACCTACGGATTTCTCGGCTATCCTGTCCTGCAGGCGGCGGACATCCTGATGTACAAGGCGGACGGGGTGCCGGTCGGCGAGGACCAGGCCCCGCACGTTGAGCTGACCCGCGAGATCGCCCGCCGCTTCAACCACATCTTCGGAGCGGAGGTCTTCCCCGCGCCCGATACCCTGCTCGCCCCCACGAGCAGGCTCCTCGGGATCGACCGGCGGAAGATGAGCAAGAGCTACGGCAACGCGATCTACCTGACGGACTCCGACAAGGAGATCGATCAGAAGGTAGCGCAGATGATCACGGACCCCCAGCGGATGAAGCGCACAGACCCCGGGGATCCCGATGTCTGCAACGTCTTCGCGTTCCACGAGATCTACACAAACCCCGAGACGGTCCAGGAAATCGACCGCGAGTGCCGCAAGGCCGGCATCGGCTGCGTGGAGTGCAAGAAGCGGATGGCCGAAGGGCTGAAGAAGGGCCTCGAGCCTATCCGGGCGAAGCGGCGGGAACTCGAAAGCGACCCCGGCCGGGTGGATGCCATCATGGAGGAAGGCAACCAGCGGGCGCGGTCGATCGCCCGCGACACGATGGAGCAGGTGCGGAGCGTGGTCAAAATCTGA
- a CDS encoding hypothetical protein (Evidence 5 : Unknown function), with translation MEWLAPSLRRRCPTKSRRLTDTLNLYRELFNECISERDLLTKLLVWENHFMQCIPEHFTAIFKVITFGNNLRPLHQLTHVS, from the coding sequence ATGGAGTGGTTGGCTCCTTCTCTGAGAAGGAGGTGTCCTACTAAATCACGACGCTTGACTGACACTTTGAATCTCTACCGGGAGTTGTTCAATGAGTGCATTTCCGAGAGGGATCTCCTTACCAAGCTGCTGGTATGGGAGAACCATTTCATGCAATGCATACCGGAGCATTTCACGGCAATTTTCAAGGTCATTACCTTCGGTAACAACCTCAGGCCACTCCACCAGTTGACCCATGTATCCTGA
- a CDS encoding conserved hypothetical protein (Evidence 4 : Unknown function but conserved in other organisms) has protein sequence MPRIRREYAKISSGYMGQLVEWPEVVTEGNDLENCREMLRYALHEMVLPYQQLGKEIPLGNALIEQLPVEIQSVSQAS, from the coding sequence TTGCCAAGAATTAGAAGAGAATATGCTAAAATAAGTTCAGGATACATGGGTCAACTGGTGGAGTGGCCTGAGGTTGTTACCGAAGGTAATGACCTTGAAAATTGCCGTGAAATGCTCCGGTATGCATTGCATGAAATGGTTCTCCCATACCAGCAGCTTGGTAAGGAGATCCCTCTCGGAAATGCACTCATTGAACAACTCCCGGTAGAGATTCAAAGTGTCAGTCAAGCGTCGTGA
- a CDS encoding conserved hypothetical protein (Evidence 4 : Unknown function but conserved in other organisms), producing MAKIKLDEEEKDILDSYERGEWKSVKNVDEEIEKHRRYARQTLKKDKRINIRISSMVLEELQTRAAENGMPYQTLISSILHRFVTGRLIEKQKSKNSFENDV from the coding sequence ATGGCTAAAATAAAGCTTGATGAAGAAGAAAAGGATATTCTTGATAGTTATGAACGGGGAGAATGGAAATCCGTAAAAAACGTTGATGAAGAAATCGAAAAACATAGAAGATACGCACGTCAGACTTTAAAAAAAGACAAAAGAATAAATATTCGGATCTCATCTATGGTACTTGAAGAGCTTCAAACAAGAGCTGCTGAAAATGGCATGCCTTATCAAACATTAATATCCAGCATCCTGCATCGATTTGTAACAGGCAGGCTTATTGAAAAACAAAAGTCGAAAAATTCATTTGAGAATGACGTGTAA
- a CDS encoding hypothetical protein (Evidence 5 : Unknown function) encodes MIFVENNIKFGDVKTMDLENFTLYPDQWFDVPGCADVKIFPVIRKPCVICSNAYILKTGLYIIIIDPGALLDQIIYIRNIISKFLVWQHFPVFIFLTHCHIDHFLAAPNLVYGEPAGEIICHRETARAIENRDEDITLANMNATVLPKCHVKACFFDEPGIRQPNACHPLYSRDSFVDLGTGGQVPCQTFLISESDNMHIYHTPGHSPDSVSYRLGSLLFTGDLHLAATPGIAGKSGWDNEKLAVSLGAMLEEGRKTGISFVLPGHGNIIDFERAEKLFASARKDALRLSNIPHFDRQRSLYMSEYAIILLEEASNIFSIIGARLMKISYYLELLGEEKKSFEVLCAINLNEIEDILIDFQKFLAELRGKRGAPLISKAVHFSRKVSKIFDPEDISGFFDPCFIRRIKSLLTDFINVVYGIQFKDQDNTFNLYNSVKETISEIISQSVRKTDMYHKIQTDSDFVNLIIDMIAYTPLLSKIDINLNSSDEKLYVTADKNIFQDMLVALLEQIAVSGLTRVQMNIYRKDKEIILSVEILDDGESFVLRESKLLYLQHSMKRAGGMFHSHAADKKNIYHYVFPSRVLCFPSESPRRE; translated from the coding sequence ATGATATTTGTAGAAAACAATATCAAATTTGGAGATGTGAAAACGATGGATTTAGAAAATTTTACCTTATATCCGGATCAGTGGTTTGACGTACCAGGTTGTGCTGATGTTAAAATATTTCCAGTTATACGCAAACCGTGTGTTATATGTTCTAATGCTTATATTTTAAAGACTGGCTTATATATTATTATAATTGATCCCGGCGCTCTTTTGGATCAAATCATATATATAAGGAATATTATTTCCAAATTTTTGGTTTGGCAACACTTTCCTGTTTTTATTTTTCTAACTCATTGCCACATAGACCATTTTTTGGCGGCGCCGAATCTCGTTTACGGCGAACCCGCAGGTGAAATCATCTGCCATCGTGAAACAGCAAGGGCCATTGAGAACCGCGATGAGGACATCACGCTCGCAAACATGAATGCTACCGTTCTGCCCAAGTGCCATGTCAAGGCCTGTTTCTTCGATGAGCCCGGCATAAGACAGCCAAATGCGTGTCACCCTTTGTACAGCCGGGACAGCTTTGTCGATCTTGGAACTGGGGGCCAGGTGCCCTGCCAGACCTTCCTAATTAGTGAAAGCGACAACATGCACATCTACCACACGCCGGGACATAGTCCGGACAGCGTCAGTTACCGGCTCGGCTCGCTCCTGTTTACGGGTGACCTCCATTTGGCTGCAACCCCGGGAATAGCAGGAAAATCGGGATGGGATAACGAAAAGTTGGCTGTTTCATTAGGAGCTATGTTGGAGGAGGGCCGTAAGACAGGCATATCTTTCGTCCTACCAGGGCACGGCAATATTATCGATTTTGAGCGGGCTGAGAAACTTTTTGCATCCGCGCGCAAAGATGCTTTGAGACTCAGTAACATCCCGCATTTCGATCGCCAACGATCCTTGTATATGTCTGAATATGCGATCATTCTTCTCGAAGAAGCGAGCAATATATTCTCCATCATTGGGGCTCGCCTAATGAAAATTTCATACTATCTCGAATTACTTGGGGAAGAGAAAAAATCTTTTGAAGTTTTGTGTGCGATCAATCTGAATGAAATAGAAGACATATTAATTGATTTCCAGAAATTTCTTGCAGAACTCAGGGGTAAACGCGGAGCACCTCTGATTTCAAAGGCAGTCCATTTTTCGAGAAAAGTTAGCAAAATATTTGATCCAGAAGACATTTCAGGCTTTTTTGATCCTTGTTTCATACGCAGAATCAAGAGTTTGCTTACTGACTTTATTAACGTAGTTTATGGAATTCAATTCAAGGATCAGGATAACACTTTTAACTTATACAATTCAGTAAAAGAAACTATATCTGAAATTATTAGCCAAAGCGTGCGAAAAACAGATATGTATCACAAAATTCAAACTGATTCAGACTTTGTAAATCTTATTATAGATATGATTGCTTATACACCTCTATTATCAAAAATTGATATAAATTTAAATTCATCCGATGAGAAGTTGTACGTTACTGCTGACAAAAATATTTTCCAGGACATGCTCGTCGCTCTCCTTGAGCAGATTGCAGTTTCGGGATTGACTCGGGTTCAGATGAACATTTATCGCAAGGATAAAGAAATCATTTTGTCGGTAGAAATTCTGGATGACGGCGAATCCTTCGTGCTCAGAGAGTCAAAATTGCTGTATTTGCAGCACTCGATGAAGCGCGCTGGTGGTATGTTCCATTCACACGCCGCCGATAAAAAGAATATCTACCACTATGTTTTTCCTTCACGCGTACTGTGCTTTCCTTCAGAAAGCCCGCGGCGAGAATGA
- a CDS encoding Uncharacterized RNA pseudouridine synthase aq_1464, translating into MRTAAREIPDFGPPRESGEEQRLNRILSLSGVTSRRKADEMIAEGRVTVNGKIVAEAGAKARWGVDRIAVDGRPVPAPAPRVYLMLNKPFAVMCSLHDPEGRPTVAEYLKDLPVRVYPVGRLDFDTLGLLLFTNDGEWAFRLSHPRYRVPRTYKATLAGEIAEGDLAALRRGVPLEDGPSGPATVTVVSRGPEQSVIRITITRGRNRQVRRMIETLGYRIIHLIRIGFGPLALGDLKIGRYRFLTPSEVEELRSLVGLP; encoded by the coding sequence GTGAGGACGGCCGCAAGGGAGATCCCTGATTTCGGGCCGCCCCGTGAAAGCGGCGAGGAGCAGCGTCTGAACCGCATCCTCTCCCTGTCGGGCGTCACCTCCCGGCGGAAGGCCGACGAGATGATCGCCGAGGGGCGCGTCACGGTCAACGGCAAAATCGTAGCGGAGGCCGGGGCCAAGGCCCGCTGGGGGGTTGATCGCATCGCGGTCGACGGCCGGCCGGTCCCCGCGCCCGCCCCCCGCGTCTATCTCATGCTGAACAAGCCCTTTGCGGTCATGTGCTCCCTGCACGACCCCGAGGGCCGGCCGACCGTCGCGGAGTACCTTAAGGACCTGCCTGTCCGCGTCTACCCGGTCGGGCGCCTCGACTTCGACACCCTCGGCCTTCTCCTCTTTACGAACGACGGCGAATGGGCCTTCCGCCTGAGCCATCCCCGCTACCGCGTGCCACGCACCTACAAGGCGACGCTGGCAGGGGAAATTGCGGAAGGCGACCTCGCCGCCCTCCGGCGAGGCGTCCCCCTGGAGGACGGCCCGAGCGGCCCTGCCACCGTCACCGTGGTCTCGCGCGGCCCTGAGCAGAGCGTCATCCGCATCACCATCACCCGAGGAAGGAACCGTCAGGTGCGCCGCATGATCGAAACCCTGGGCTACCGGATCATCCACCTCATCCGCATCGGCTTCGGGCCCCTCGCGCTTGGCGATCTCAAGATCGGCCGCTACCGATTCCTCACCCCCTCCGAGGTGGAGGAACTGCGCAGCCTCGTGGGGCTTCCCTGA
- a CDS encoding conserved exported hypothetical protein (Evidence 4 : Unknown function but conserved in other organisms), protein MVFLANLGVNLHVCLCGDLQVASAQTLDFLDIGQKSSFPDWKLSSTAKSFPDGYEIMSMKYYKWNHEKNEKLKAERGVSFEQIILHIERGDLLDVIEHPNQSKYPNQQILVVKIKDYVYLIPFVGDEEGKFLKTIIPSRKATREYLGG, encoded by the coding sequence ATGGTCTTTTTGGCCAATCTCGGCGTCAATCTGCACGTTTGCTTGTGCGGCGACCTGCAGGTCGCCTCCGCACAAACGCTTGATTTCCTTGATATTGGCCAAAAATCCTCATTTCCGGATTGGAAACTGAGTTCTACCGCGAAATCATTTCCGGATGGATACGAAATAATGTCTATGAAATATTATAAATGGAATCATGAAAAAAATGAAAAGCTTAAGGCCGAACGTGGCGTTAGTTTTGAACAGATAATCCTGCACATTGAACGTGGGGACCTTCTTGATGTAATTGAGCACCCGAATCAATCTAAATATCCTAATCAGCAAATCCTGGTTGTCAAAATCAAAGACTATGTTTATCTGATTCCATTTGTTGGAGATGAAGAAGGTAAATTTTTAAAAACAATAATTCCTAGTCGAAAAGCGACTCGTGAGTATTTGGGAGGATGA
- the scpB gene encoding Segregation and condensation protein B, producing MTDEIERTIEAFLFSAARPLSARDIQAWLPEEPLDRIQAALERLVREFESLGRSFHLREVAGGFQFRTRTAYAQALLKMLSTSPARLSRAALETLAIIAYKQPIIRHEIERLRGVDTGSILRTLLEKDLVRIVGRKNLPGRPLIYGTTRRFLEVFDLRDLAALPQLKDLQELTTHDEEETSEAPAPVHEAPEETGSARAILPEPPGEDGRKGDP from the coding sequence ATGACTGACGAGATCGAAAGGACGATCGAGGCCTTTTTGTTCAGCGCCGCCCGCCCCCTGTCGGCGCGCGACATCCAGGCCTGGCTGCCCGAAGAGCCCCTGGACCGGATACAGGCGGCCCTTGAACGGCTGGTGCGGGAGTTCGAGTCCCTGGGGCGGAGCTTTCACCTCCGGGAGGTGGCGGGCGGCTTCCAATTCCGCACGCGCACCGCTTACGCCCAGGCTCTCCTGAAGATGCTGAGCACGTCCCCGGCGAGGCTCTCTCGGGCCGCGCTCGAGACCCTGGCGATCATCGCCTACAAGCAGCCCATCATCCGGCACGAGATCGAGCGGCTTCGCGGGGTAGATACGGGCAGCATCCTGAGGACGCTTCTCGAAAAGGACCTCGTCCGGATCGTGGGCCGCAAGAACCTCCCCGGGAGGCCGCTCATCTACGGAACGACCCGGCGGTTCCTCGAGGTCTTCGACCTCAGGGACCTCGCCGCCCTCCCCCAATTGAAAGACTTGCAGGAATTGACAACCCATGATGAAGAAGAGACCTCAGAAGCGCCGGCGCCCGTCCATGAAGCCCCGGAGGAAACCGGCTCCGCCCGGGCGATCCTCCCCGAACCGCCCGGTGAGGACGGCCGCAAGGGAGATCCCTGA
- the scpA gene encoding Segregation and condensation protein A encodes MDYEIKLEVFEGPLDLLLHLIHKNEVDIFDIPIAAITDQYLAYIDRMEELNVGLAGDFLVMAATLLHIKSRMLLPELRGEEDEEDPRVELTRPLLEYLSFKEAARSLFDREILERDVFVRRDFQELQELSGGVEPELEVSLFQLIQAFKRVADQRIPERQLQMQMDVWSVKDKIAHILDQLRGQGPLFFAELLGGGISRLECVVTFLALLQMVRLGLVRTFQPAAESDIQILPCPENTPRDIADD; translated from the coding sequence ATGGACTACGAGATCAAATTGGAGGTGTTCGAAGGTCCGCTGGACCTCTTGCTCCATCTCATCCACAAGAACGAGGTGGACATCTTCGACATCCCCATCGCCGCGATCACCGACCAGTACCTGGCGTACATCGACCGGATGGAGGAGCTGAACGTCGGCCTCGCCGGGGATTTTCTGGTGATGGCCGCCACGCTCCTCCACATCAAGTCGCGGATGCTCCTGCCGGAGCTGCGCGGCGAGGAGGACGAAGAAGATCCGCGGGTGGAGCTGACTCGTCCGCTCCTCGAATACCTCTCCTTCAAGGAGGCCGCACGCTCCCTCTTCGACCGGGAGATCCTGGAGCGGGACGTGTTCGTGCGGCGGGATTTTCAGGAGCTTCAGGAGCTCTCGGGAGGGGTCGAACCGGAACTCGAGGTCAGCCTCTTTCAGCTCATCCAGGCCTTCAAGCGTGTGGCCGACCAGCGCATCCCGGAGCGGCAGCTGCAGATGCAGATGGATGTGTGGAGTGTGAAGGACAAGATCGCCCACATCCTCGACCAGCTCCGCGGCCAGGGTCCGCTCTTTTTCGCGGAACTCCTCGGGGGCGGCATCAGCCGCCTCGAGTGCGTGGTGACCTTTCTGGCCCTCTTGCAGATGGTGCGCTTGGGCCTCGTACGGACCTTTCAGCCGGCGGCTGAAAGCGACATCCAGATCCTGCCGTGCCCCGAAAACACCCCGAGGGACATCGCGGATGACTGA